In Megalobrama amblycephala isolate DHTTF-2021 linkage group LG9, ASM1881202v1, whole genome shotgun sequence, the sequence GACAGACATAATTAATCATGTATTTTGAGAGTATCTTTTGGAGAACTCTTAAAAACATGATATGGACCAGATATTTGACActctacacaaaaaaaaattgtttgatCAATGAAACGTTATTAAATTGACCATTCGCCagaagtttgattgacaggtgatctaaccaatcataacgctgaatccgccattttgtccaacaaagcagtcaggggagttagcagattaacataggtggacttgaacttgaaaaatggtgtgtactgatgtCTTTCCGCGATTTAAACAACATTCGCAACATTgttctttcatgtttatttgatgctatagttagtaggaagagatgattggttcacgAATATCCAACATTAAcattcatttcaacatttactctcatTCAACATTtagtgcatgctgggaactacagATCCACTGTGCttttagttaaaaaaagttttttaaaaaaagagagagtgaAGGATTTGTAAGGTCCCAACACAAAATGAgttgaaaattaccccaagctttactcaccctcaaggcatcctaggtgtatatgactttcttttttctgatgaacacagtcggagaaatattaataaatatcctgatgcatccaagctttataatggcagtaagtgttaccaaacgagtatgagctgaaaaaagtgtctccatccacatccatccatcataaacatactccacacggctccagggggttaataaaggccttctgaagcaaagcgatgcgtttgtgtaaaaaaaaatatccatatttaaaaagttatgaagtaaaatatctagcttctgtcagaccgccttccgtattctacttacgaagaaagtgaaaaactcttgcagttcaaaaagcttacgctacgtcctacgccttccctattcaacttacggaactgacgtgacgccagtttacacttttttcgtaacttgaatacggaaggcggtctggcggaagctagatgttttacttcataacttgttaattatggatatattttttacacaaacacatcgctttgcttcagaaggcctttattaacccacccagagctgtgtggagtacgtttatgatggatggatgtggatggagacactttcttcagctcatactcgtttggtgTTCAAAACAAATGTTCAAAACAAAGCACTACACACTATAACATACTGTTAACACCAGACAAGGTATTAAAGAAAACTCAGGGCATGAATGCACAAGGAGGCTAATCAACAAATATAGAGTGTGGTAATCATACATAATCAGTAACcaaagaaacaaacaaggaTCAGGaacacaggcagacaggaacagaacagaacaaaaccaaaacacaaaGAAACTAACATACTTGTGACAACCAGCTTATAACAATCTTATCAGTATAAATCAGCCTACTTCTATGACTGTGTTCTGAAGCTGAAGCTCTGGAATATGGAACAACAGTATAAGGAAGCCACTGAATCATGGTTCAaactaaaatgaatatttaagcTTTGgatctacatatatatatatatatatatagtccttGCATAAATGGGAGTAGGTGGGCTTTGCTTTAATCAATGACGGCACATAtcggaaaaaaacaacattaaatccTTTGAAATGTCAGATCTCAGTTTTACAGTGTTTGCACCAGGCTAGAATATATCCCAGATTTTTTCTCTATCTGCCACCTGGGACCTGCAAGGATTTCtgttttattagtattattttttttattttatgtgacATTATTAAAGTTGGCAATATAGTATTCACAcagaaacattttaatttatttgacattattttacAGTTGTGTAATGCTGCTGacaattatgacaattattattttaattacctCTGCCTCAACTTTGAAAATGTATCAGTTGTCCATCAGATAAGAATAAATTCAAATTACACTATGCCATATGCATAATAACTAAGCTTTCAACAACTAAACATGCTGAAAGGCTTACCGTCAGCAAGACAAACATATTTACAGGACCAACATAATTTCCCTCTGATTGCAAGGGTACTCAATGAATAAACCTCCAGGAACAAGTCTTGTCAAAATCACTGTCATTATGTTGAACATGCACTTAATTCGATGTTTAGTAGTCACctattaaaatgaaatgagCTATACTTTGCAATGAACATGTTACAAGATGTACCAGGGTAAATGTTAGGCGGACTGAAGCACTGTTGCTGTTTCACACTCACTCAAGTTCACCCAAGTTTATTGATGCCATGAGCGTGAGTCACCATTGCAGTACATTTTGCAGATGACCTTAATTATGAAATGTTTCATAGTCATTAAAATATAACACTGTTATATACCACCAACACTTTCTTTAATTTGTTGCATTGTTCTAAGCATTTTTAGGTTGTTTTAGTATGCTGTTGATAGGCTGTGCTGGGTGGTTGCTTATCACCACCTCATGTGTCCCATTTCTGTCAATGCAAATCTATAGgatttttacttgtttttacCTCTTCTAAACAAGTCACATTATTTGAGGCATTATTCATGCCTGTAGGCAGCACATGGGTTTGGAGAATGAGCTGAAGTTTAATAAGTACATGCTGAAGTCATTTCAGTATTTCTGTGCCCAACCCTGCACACTTGTTATTTACTGCGCTTCCACCATCAGCCCATCGATACAGTCATTTGATTTGGTTGTCAAACTGTGTAGTTCTTACTTTCTTGTTTTCTAAAGCTTTGTATTCGGTCTGTCGGCAGTGACTCATTTACCGTACGGTTATCAGCAGATAGTAGACGACACACTATTGTGCAAAAGCCTTCTGACGCACACATTTAGATAGAAGACCCTTTATCCAGAGACCTGAGCGATGATCACCAGTAGCCACAATAAATCTACTCTTTTACAGGAAAAGTAATTCACTGATAAAATAGTTGCAGGGCTGTTTTTATGAACAATGGGCTTGTTTCAAATCCCTACTGGCCATCTGTCATGAAACAGATGATCATATGCTTTTGAGGATGTGTTTAGTGCTTAGATTTTTATGTCATGCAGGAGCTGGAAGACCTTGGAGcgtgatcatatttttttctacCTTTTAAAGTGCTATCTCAAAGAATAAAGCAAGAGATAATGAATTAGTGCAAGAGAAAAATTCATAACCGTAATTAGGTATCGTCTGGGTCTTTTGAAAGGTTTGCTCTCCGGATGTGGGCAACATCCAGAAAAGCTAGAAAAGAACACTTTTCAAAATGCCATACTTAGTCAATAACTTCTATTAGACACATACACGCGGTTTGGTTTTCATCCTGAATACATCCCTATTCTTTGTCATCTATGGGTCATTtacaaataaagcttcaaaaaaggtgtttttaaaaaatcttttcaaaactgatgTAATGCATATTATTGAGTCATGATGAACAATGTGTTTAAACAAGTTTCAGTTgtcaaataacatttatttcaaaatcattttttcacagtttttatGTCAGGCGGTACAAACAAATAgttgtatgtacagtacagtccaaaagtttggaaccactaagatttttaatgtttttaaaagaagtttcgtctgctcaccaaggctacaattatttaattaaaaatacagtaaaaacagtaatattgtgaaatattattacaatttaaaataactgttttctatttgaatatatttcacaaagtaatttattcctgtgatgggaaagctgaattttcagcatcattactccagtcttcagtgtcacatgatccttcagaaatcattctaatatgctgatctgctgctcaagaaacatttaatgtgtacaattgtacaaaatatttgtgtacaatatttttttcaggattatttgatgaatagaaagttcaaaagaacagtgtttatctgaaatctaatcttttgtaacattataaatgtctttactgccacttttgattgatttaatgcatccttgttgaataaaagtattcatttctttcatttcttttcaaaaaaataaaaataaaaattcttactgaccccaaacttttgaacggtagtgtataatgctacagaagctttgtatttcagataaatgctgttcttttgaactttctattcatcaaggaatcctgaaaaaaaaagtacacaactgttttcaacattgaaaataatcataaatgtttattgagcagcaaatcagcatattagaatgatttctgaaggaacatgtgacactgaagactggagtcaaatatatttaaatagtacacagttattttaaattgtaataatatttcacaatattactgttttttactgtatttttaattaaataaatgtagccttggtgagcagacgaaacttcttttaaaaacattaaaaatcttagtggttccaaacttttggactgtactgtatttactgtagttgtaccacctgacatggAAATTGTACCAACCTACCCATacttgaaattaaatttttaccagtATTTAAGAGATCTACAAACCTTTTCACTCTGCCACAAGGATCAGTTGGGGTCCTCCGGATGATGCATTATCATGTTTACTTTTATTACCTTGTCAATTCATAATAAAAGAGTCATATTTGCAGTTGTGCCATCCTGACATTTGAGAATTTGctggacaatttttttttttttttcaattatctCAATGGCTTTAAAACTactgatatttataaaatttgtttatatgaaaGGTTTCAAACCTAAAATGATGCCATAGTATTTacacattaaactgatcaagtGACAGCAAAcagttttacattatttttaaaaatatttcacataaaTGCTTTTATTGAACTTtcattaacactttacaataaggttcattagttaacattaattaactacattaagggttagttcacacaaaaatgaaatttctgtcattaattactcaccctcatgccattccaaacctgtaagaccttcgttcattttcagaacacaaattaagatatttttgaagaaatctgtgaggtttttttatcccccatagaaagcaacataattaccacattcaatgtccagaaaagtagacaatgttaaaatagtcagcgtGACCACAAtgattcaaccttaaagggttagttcacccaaaaatgaaaattctgtcatttattacttaccctcatgtcgttccacaatGGCAATGGGAACAATGACACttcctttctcaagatccataaaggtactaaaaacatatttaaatcagttcatgtgagtacagtgattcaatattaatattataacgcaacaagaatatttttggagcgccaaaaaaacaaaataacgacttatttagtgatggccgatttcaaaacactgcttcaggaagcatcggagcgttatgaatcagtgtatcgaatcatgaatcggatcgtgtgtcaaactgccaaacggctgaaatcacgtgactttggcagattcgacacactgattcatttatgatccgatgcttcctgaagcagtgttttgaaatcagccatcactaaataagttgttattttgtttttttggcgcaccataatttagatatgtttttagtacctttatggatcttgagagaggaagtgtcattgctccctatggaggcctcactgagccatcggatttcaactaaaatatcttaatttgtgttccgaagatcaacgaaggtcagaataaatgacagaattttcagttttgggtgaactaaccctttaatgttatgaagcgacaagaatactttttgtgcgcaaaaaatcCAATCCAAAACCCCTCCATCAGTGAGATGTCATCACATATGATGCAGGGACTGACATTCATAAACTTCTCAACTTAAAACACCAGGTTCCTTCCttcttgaaaaataaaaatcacgGCCACGTTGGGCCTGGGAAAACTCCCTGTGGAAGCCATGTTTATGGAGGCAGTCTCCATTTTCTTTGACTTTAGGTTTGGGTATTCTGTCATGTTTAGtacagatgatgatgatgaaagaGTTTAAACAGATTGAAATAAACCAAAGATGGATGAGTGGTCTTTATAAGACAAGACAACAGTCATTATCGTTGAATAACTGACCTCAGAATTATGTAACTTACCAATCAGAATAAAGCATTTCTGAGAGCCATGTTATTTAGGCTCTTCaaggaaccatcaatgccaataaagaagcTTTATTTTAAAAGTGAACTCTTCCTATTGATTAAACATTATGTGTTTCATTTTGTGCAGGTTAAAGATGCCCTACACACCATCACAGTGACTCCAAGAAAAGACAACATTCCCATTCAATTCCTCAAGATGAACACTTCAGAGACAACCACTCTTCCCTTCTGGACCATCCATGTTAATTCTAGTTCTGTTTCGTACCTCCTCAATGCTACCGAGACCCCATCCCATGCCAAGCCGAAAGCATGCGAGCAGCTCAACATCGCCACTGAGGTGTTCCTCATCCTTGGCATCGTCAGTCTACTGGAAAACATCCTGGTTATCTGTGCCATagtgaaaaacaaaaacctacACTCGCCCATGTATTTCTTCGTCTGCAGCCTGGCCGTGGCCGACATGCTGGTGAGCGTCTCCAACGCATGGGAGACCATAGTCATCTACTTGCTCACTAACCGGCAGTTGGTGGTGGAGGACCATTTCATCCGACAGATGGACAATGTGTTTGACTCTATGATCTGCATCTCTGTGGTAGCATCAATGTGTAGTCTTCTAGCTATTGCCGTTGATCGCTACGTCACGATTTTCTACGCTTTACGATACCACAACATCATGACGGTTCGCCGGGCCGCGCTCATCATCGGGGGGATTTGGACCTTCTGCACCGGCTGTGGAATCGTCTTCATAATCTATTCTGACAACACATCCGTCATCGTGTGCTTGGTCTCCATGTTCTTCATCATGCTAGCACTCATGGCCTCCCTCTATAGCCACATGTTCATGCTGGCGCGTTCTCATGTCAAACGCATTGCCGCCCTGCCCGGCTACAACTCCATCCACCAGAGAGCCAGCATGAAGGCGGCCGTCACACTGACCATCCTTCTCGGGATCTTCATCGTCTGCTGGGCTCCATTCTTTCTCCACCTCATCCTTATGATCTCCTGCCCCAGAAACCTCTACTGCATGTGCTTCATGTCTCACTTCAACATGTACCTCATCCTCATTATGTGCAACTCTGTCATCGACCCACTCATTTATGCTTTCAGGAGTCAGGAAATGCGAAAAACGCTTAAGGAAATCATCTGCTGCTATAGCCTGAGGAACATCTTTGGAATGTCAAGGTagcgtcaaaccaaaaaaatgaTTGAATGATGGATTctcttttcacaatatttcaaTTTATAAAGTCTGAGAGCAGAATGCCACAACCCTCTCTTGATCTAGAtggaaaatatgatttttgtgATGATGTATACTATCTACTTACTCCTCATCCTCTATCATGCAAACTATCTCAAAAAAGAAGCTGGACAATTAATTAACTCTTCAGGGCACAAAGATGCAAAATAGAATGTCTAATGAGGTAATTGTTTATATTAGAAATATATGTAGATGTTGTAATGTTGGAGAATTAAGGAGGCCTTAGTACTATGGAACAATATAATCCTCGATGAACAATGTGATTGAATACAGTCTCCAGGGACACAGAGGAGCTGTTGATCAAAGCCAATGGGAAAAACAAGTGCAATCATTTGTCAAATTAACCATGCAAACAAGATATTAATGTTGTATAGATAAAATTACAATGTAATATAGCATGCAGTTTATATTGTTGCATGTGCTTTGTGGTTGGCAGTGAAAGTGAGAAAGAACGAGCCACTCTATTGATTCccaaagtgaaataaaataataaaaaacagcagcagactgcaatttttaaaaaaacatggcGCAATTTATACACACATTACAAGACAGAACATAAAGTATAATATGCACTGAAATAAAAGAATGGAACCAGACGGACTGTGACAAAAATGGGTTCACTGTCATGCTGTTCGTAAAATGTCTACTTAAGGTTTCAAGGACTAAgaggatgacagaatttcagGTATCATGTCGCTATCAATTTTTTCAGAGACTTTATAGGCATCAGGAGTTTTGTAATAGTTGAAAATGAATAGAAATGCTTCTTCACATATGTGTGTACATCTATAGCtgcaaaaacaaaatccaaaaaaTATGTTATGacttatactgtatattaactcatacaataaaacaacagaGAAAATAAGTTCTACCTAATTATACTGTGCAACttctgaaaataaaaatcttaaatatttattgtccTCACAATTACAAGCATTCGTggatatgtttatatattattgtAGTAAGCACGAACATGTACTTGAATTTGGGGGTCTGCAGTTATTCTCGTTTGAAGTATTTACTACTGACCCTTTAAATGTAATGACATTAAATTCTATGGCTTTTTTATTTCTTGTATTTGCTATAAAATTTCAGGGTGAGAATCAATGTTCCTGTTGTTTGTCATTATGCTGCTTACTGTCTATAGTCACTGAACAAGTAAATctgtttgggggggggggggtatttttaataataaattccTAAATCGATTTTGAAACATGAAACAAATAACGAAACAGcaaaaatgtttaatgtaatatacaaaaatatgaaaattcaataaataaaaacaacaaaattcatCCTAATAAAATGCGACAACTTCATTTGTTACTTAtcagaaatattacaatttcagTTTGGAtagaattacaataataaaaaaatatctctATTTAAATGAACTAGTGTAATAGGTCTATCCATGTTTGCTTATCCAGTGGCTTACATTAGAAGtatgtaatctaaatgtaaatcTGTTCATGCTAAATTCTATGAAGTGTTATAGTAGGATTCTGGTGGTAGGCTAGCAGATATTGTCTTGTATTGACTTCTGATTGAGTCAGAATTTAAAAGTGTAAGTAGGTAATTGCTCAGACTGTGTAAATATGTTCAGTTAGGTTGTTTGTCAGCTTGATTTTTGCCATTTTATTACTCCCTTCTCTTCACTTTGGTTCAAAGTGGTTCAGTTCATTTCAGTTCTAATCACCAAGTATAATGTCAACCCTCTTTACATGGGCTCATGATGGTAATAATAGAATGTGCCTTCAATGTGTTTTGTGCTGTCAAAATGATCTGGAGGTTGTCTGATCTGTCCTCCCGGTCTCTCTGTGGTACATTAACTGCTCAAGTGCTCAGGTTTGCTGGCTCTCCATGAAGAATCATTGACAATGTATCTCTAAAAACCCCTCACTGTTTCAACAGAAAACAACTTGAATCCCACTCCTCACAAACTAATCTGCTCTGGAGTGGTTTCACATACACAGACAATTATTAGACAAGTATCATTAAAATTCTAAACATACAAAGTGGCAATCactaaagatatatatatatatatatatatatatatatatatatatatatatatatatatatatatatatatatatatatataaactcacTTGTTTTTCATTCTTGTATTGTGTGAAACAATGATACAGCTGGTAGTGAACAGCAGTAATGCTCCTCACTGTGATAAATGCTCTGTGCATCTGTGTTATGCTGTGTAATctcttactttcatgtatttggttgcatgtataattaaaatataagaataaagttcattcttgtgtccatttttcattgttacatttttttcatcaaTTTACAAGAACAAACTCTTTCCTTTGTGCAtttaagagaaaacaaatcacatatGCTGTTGCACTACAATAAATTAAAGAACTATTTCTTTGCATTGCATACAACAATTAACTTATGTTATGCATAGAATAAATTAATATACTctatgctgttgcattgcaatgcatacaagaactaacacTGTTTCCTTGTAATGTGTACAAAAACTTACTTTTTCCATAACACATAACATGTTGTATTGCGATGAAGTAACTAATTCTTTgcagtgaagagataacactgtagtcacatggactgttttaaatatgtctttagctttctgggcgtttgaaagtATAAATTATCTTGTTGTCAAtggagacctcactgagccatcaaatttgatcaaaaatatctcaatttgtgttctgaagttcttacgggtgtgaaacgacatgagggtgaataattaatgacagaattttcatttttgtgtgaactaagcctttaaaacagaaatcctcaaatatatattttttaagatgGACTGGCCACATTATCATTTTGTAAATTATGTTTGTTCAGACATTAATATCCTATATCTACATCTACATCTGTTGGCATAAAATTAAATAACCATtcgcaaatatatatatattttttacttaacattaaataatttagctggagatatatatatatatatatatatatatatatatatatatatatatatatatatatatatatatatatatatatatatataagtttgtTCATTTCAAATGAGTGTTCTTATCCATCAGCTTATTTAACTGAAAACCATGAATGGAGTGTAAAAACATTAGTCAGTCTTTTTAAATCAAGAGCTTTTGTGATATACAAGCAACTgtgaatgctttttttttttttttttttaaatagatgtATTTGGTTTAAATCCTAATGGGGTTAGAGCTTGACCAATCATATGTTCAGAGCATGAATATGATTTTGCTAGAACATATTCACATCATTATGATATGATAGACATGTATTATTAACTCTGTTCAGTACTTGTGAACAACACTAGGGCTTTACATTCTACAGAAAAGTTGCTCTTGGTTATTCCATTAGGGGGTTCAGATTCTTGCGGGAATACAAAAGCCATTAAATGAATTGAATAATCCTTTTCCATTTTGGAGTTGACATGATAACAAGAAGAAAGAGCCTTTCATGATAAAAGAGGCAGTGTAAAAACTGAACCAGAGGAATTTGACAATCACGCTGCAAAAAACTCATCAGTGCAgtcaagttttttttgtttgtttgttcgtttTTTCATTTGATGTTCAAGGTATTGGTGCATGccagttcctttttttttttcgaataGTTTTTCCACTTCAATTCAACTTTCAAGAATTCAACGGTCTGGTAAGCTTGATGAACTTGCAGCTGCTTCTCTTAatagagcagaatctcatttaAACCTCtaataaaatagtttatttCAGTCAATATGTCTGTCTTTTTGGGGTCCCTACAGAGCATTACAATCAAATCACGTCCTCACGCAACATCTTTTAGACCCCTTAATAAAAAGGTGATTATATTTCTTAGAAGTGCTGCTTTCCTCTGTATACGGGCTTCAGATGAACGCTCTCCTGAGAAGACATCATGTGAGTAATGTCAACGTAATAAAAAGAGTAAATATCGCCCTTTCATTTGCAGTAGCAGTAGATGTCTCAGTGTGTGTTCTTTCCCTGTGGACTCTTCCTTTGATGATTCTTACTGCAGATGAGCCATCATCATTTCTGCACGTCGTTTGCGCTTCAGGGCATGATGTCCACAAAGCACTATTTGAAGTTCTGCAATGACCTTCAAAATGAAGTGATAACAGCCTGAAGCATGTGACCGTTTATCACACGTTGCCGCAAGTAATAAAAGGATCATTTGTGTGGGAAGAATCCAACCAAGATCTAATATGAACCACAAATGTTTGTTAATGTAACGTGTTCATATTTTGAGGTATGAGGTACCtgcattaataatatataaatactgtttgaaCAAAATTGTTTCTTTTAGCTTTTTCTATGGGGAGAGTTGTTTACTTTCAgacaaactgaaaaaaaaaaaaactggttcAAACCGGATTTCCAATTGGACCATCataaaaatgcactttaaatGACACAGTCAGTAAGCTCCGAAAAGGACAATCCATTATAAAAGTGCACATTATGACTCATTTTCTATATTCCATATAGATTGAAAccatatgatagctttgtgtaAGGAACGCAacaaaattcatgttatttacAGAAAATCTTCCCACATCATTTAATTACACACTTTTCAATAGAAACGTAATATGTGG encodes:
- the mc5ra gene encoding melanocortin 5a receptor; translated protein: MNTSETTTLPFWTIHVNSSSVSYLLNATETPSHAKPKACEQLNIATEVFLILGIVSLLENILVICAIVKNKNLHSPMYFFVCSLAVADMLVSVSNAWETIVIYLLTNRQLVVEDHFIRQMDNVFDSMICISVVASMCSLLAIAVDRYVTIFYALRYHNIMTVRRAALIIGGIWTFCTGCGIVFIIYSDNTSVIVCLVSMFFIMLALMASLYSHMFMLARSHVKRIAALPGYNSIHQRASMKAAVTLTILLGIFIVCWAPFFLHLILMISCPRNLYCMCFMSHFNMYLILIMCNSVIDPLIYAFRSQEMRKTLKEIICCYSLRNIFGMSR